One window from the genome of Waddliaceae bacterium encodes:
- a CDS encoding UMP kinase: MGKDHEYKRVLLKVSGEALVGSKDSGVDIDVCNAVAHSIKELHDSGKEVAIVVGGGNFFRGSTGVSLQGMNQSAADNIGMLATIINGLLLKHSLEEKGCEVRVMSALECPKAVEPFIREKAIQHLEARRIVIFVGGTGNPFFTTDTAAALRAGEIEAQLLIKATKVDGIYDKDPNKYDDAVKYETLTYSQAIEEKLKIMDLTAFTLCMENKIPIFVCDIFEDNGIVAMIENFSLGTIVKGE, translated from the coding sequence ATGGGAAAAGATCACGAATATAAAAGGGTTTTGCTCAAAGTATCGGGCGAAGCCCTTGTAGGTTCTAAGGATTCCGGCGTCGATATCGACGTCTGTAACGCCGTAGCACACTCCATAAAAGAACTCCACGATAGCGGAAAAGAAGTCGCTATAGTCGTTGGAGGAGGGAACTTCTTCCGCGGAAGTACCGGAGTGTCACTGCAGGGAATGAACCAATCTGCAGCAGATAACATCGGCATGCTCGCCACAATAATAAACGGACTACTTCTGAAACACTCCCTAGAAGAAAAAGGGTGTGAGGTGCGTGTTATGAGCGCTCTAGAATGCCCCAAAGCTGTAGAACCATTCATCAGAGAAAAAGCAATACAACACCTCGAAGCAAGACGTATCGTTATCTTCGTAGGAGGTACCGGCAACCCATTCTTCACAACAGATACCGCTGCAGCGCTGCGCGCCGGAGAGATAGAGGCACAGCTTCTTATCAAAGCGACGAAAGTCGACGGTATATACGACAAAGATCCCAATAAATATGACGACGCTGTGAAATATGAAACTTTGACGTATTCACAGGCGATAGAAGAAAAATTAAAGATAATGGATCTTACAGCTTTCACGCTTTGTATGGAGAACAAGATCCCTATATTTGTATGTGATATATTCGAAGATAATGGTATTGTCGCTATGATAGAGAATTTTTCATTAGGAACAATAGTTAAAGGAGAATAA
- a CDS encoding elongation factor Ts, with the protein MVEITAQMVKELRHRSGVGMSKCKEALKDSDGSMEAAIAYLRKAGMATAIKKEGREAKEGLIGIAENDDAVVLVEINAETDFVTKNDNFKDFLSNIAAEIASTRPADLEVFATQKYSQDSSMTIEEYRASIVQSIGENIKIKRFTILEKKPEASVGVYSHMRGKIVAIVEIEGAAEEQGLAKDLAMQVAAEAPDYLAVVDIPEDVKSHEEDIARGQVKNKPENIIEKIVEGKLKAFYNRVCLMNQQFIKDGDFTVAKYVEKHGKEIEKPLTVTRFIRWSIG; encoded by the coding sequence ATGGTAGAAATTACAGCACAAATGGTTAAAGAGCTACGACACCGTAGCGGTGTAGGAATGAGTAAATGCAAAGAAGCATTAAAAGATTCCGATGGTAGCATGGAAGCCGCTATAGCATATCTCCGCAAGGCCGGTATGGCGACAGCAATTAAAAAAGAAGGACGCGAAGCTAAAGAAGGACTCATCGGAATAGCAGAAAATGACGATGCCGTCGTTCTCGTAGAGATCAACGCAGAGACTGACTTCGTAACAAAAAACGATAACTTCAAAGATTTCCTTAGCAACATCGCTGCAGAGATAGCATCGACGCGCCCAGCAGATCTCGAAGTTTTTGCTACACAAAAATATTCGCAAGACTCTTCTATGACAATAGAAGAATACAGAGCTTCTATAGTACAAAGCATCGGCGAGAATATCAAGATCAAGAGATTTACGATATTAGAGAAAAAACCCGAAGCTTCAGTAGGGGTGTATTCGCATATGCGTGGTAAAATCGTCGCCATAGTAGAAATCGAAGGCGCCGCAGAAGAACAAGGCCTCGCAAAAGACCTCGCTATGCAGGTCGCCGCCGAAGCCCCTGACTACCTCGCTGTTGTAGACATCCCAGAAGACGTGAAAAGCCATGAAGAAGACATCGCCCGCGGACAAGTGAAGAATAAGCCGGAAAATATAATAGAGAAAATTGTTGAGGGCAAATTGAAGGCGTTCTATAATCGTGTTTGTCTGATGAACCAGCAGTTTATCAAAGATGGTGACTTCACCGTCGCCAAATACGTTGAAAAACATGGCAAAGAGATAGAGAAACCGTTAACAGTAACACGTTTCATCCGCTGGTCTATTGGATAA
- a CDS encoding protein arginine kinase → MYDVLKNNNAFGKNDNDIWLASTLKLYRNIEGHMFPGKLDGKSLQQIVSLLGKAFADENLLKGGLFLGAEELAPLQKEYLYEHYMSAESFNRMNIGEGFVIDNTASFLATINMRNHLQMSLLDSTRDLGEALNRLVAIESAVGEKVKYAFTEKFGFLTADASQCGVGLKVYSYLHIPALINTGSFEGFCKREDNEDIIIEGIQGGLDKPLTGDIVKIHNKKNLGVTEENIISTIQRFVMKVEVAEKDVRTAVKKDDNAALKDKISRALGIMKHSCQMHTTETLSLLSLVKLGVALGWIEGIDNATINDALFCSRRAHLHRHYNGKIDVKDLDTKRAEYVHDILKPVIAT, encoded by the coding sequence ATGTACGACGTCCTTAAAAACAACAACGCCTTTGGTAAGAATGACAACGATATATGGCTAGCATCGACACTTAAGCTATACAGAAATATCGAAGGGCATATGTTTCCGGGGAAGCTTGACGGCAAAAGCCTTCAGCAGATAGTAAGCCTTCTTGGTAAAGCTTTCGCTGACGAAAATCTTTTGAAAGGGGGACTTTTTCTCGGCGCCGAAGAGCTGGCGCCACTGCAGAAAGAATACCTTTACGAGCATTATATGTCGGCAGAAAGCTTTAATAGGATGAACATAGGCGAAGGATTTGTCATCGACAATACGGCATCGTTTTTGGCGACGATAAACATGAGAAATCATCTGCAGATGAGCCTTCTCGACAGCACCAGAGACCTCGGAGAGGCACTCAACAGGCTTGTTGCCATAGAATCCGCCGTCGGCGAAAAGGTTAAATATGCTTTCACAGAGAAATTCGGGTTCCTTACCGCTGATGCCTCACAGTGCGGTGTGGGCCTGAAAGTATATTCATATCTCCATATTCCTGCACTAATAAATACCGGGTCTTTCGAGGGGTTCTGCAAAAGAGAAGACAACGAAGATATCATCATAGAAGGCATTCAGGGAGGCCTTGACAAGCCCCTCACAGGCGATATCGTGAAAATCCATAACAAGAAAAATCTCGGCGTTACCGAAGAAAATATCATCAGCACAATACAGCGCTTTGTTATGAAAGTAGAAGTCGCAGAAAAAGACGTCAGAACCGCCGTAAAAAAAGACGATAATGCCGCCCTAAAAGACAAGATATCACGGGCGCTAGGGATAATGAAACATTCGTGCCAAATGCATACAACAGAAACACTTAGCCTCTTGAGCCTCGTAAAGCTCGGCGTAGCATTAGGATGGATAGAGGGTATCGATAACGCCACGATAAACGATGCGCTTTTCTGCAGCAGAAGAGCACACCTACACCGACATTATAATGGCAAAATTGATGTCAAAGACCTCGACACAAAACGCGCAGAATATGTCCACGATATCCTTAAGCCTGTGATTGCCACTTAA
- the rpsB gene encoding 30S ribosomal protein S2 — MKELLEAGTHFGHQKRRWNPKMKPYILEERNGLYIIDLAKTLQQIRTAVDVVKDVVAQKKSILFVGTKKQAKKVVRECAEECDEYYVCERWLGGMLTNLKTIRQSIKKLETIEEQLEAGDESGLKKKELSLLAKHQQKLNRNLSGIREMKRMPGLLIVVDPGCEHIAVAEANKLGIPVMAFIDTNCNPDPVKYVIAGNDDALKSVRLVIKTLADAVTEKKDEINAASMKGDEENTAESKKLPEELPEKPPAEKPAEEEKLPVEEKPLAEEVLPKEETKTEEKAE; from the coding sequence ATAAAGGAATTACTAGAAGCAGGAACACACTTCGGACACCAAAAGCGCCGATGGAACCCTAAGATGAAACCATATATCTTAGAAGAGCGCAACGGGCTATATATCATAGACCTAGCGAAGACCCTTCAGCAGATACGTACCGCCGTCGATGTAGTAAAAGATGTCGTCGCACAGAAGAAATCTATACTCTTCGTAGGGACGAAAAAACAAGCGAAAAAAGTCGTCCGCGAATGCGCCGAAGAATGTGACGAATATTACGTCTGCGAAAGATGGCTCGGTGGAATGCTGACAAATCTTAAAACAATACGACAGTCGATAAAAAAACTAGAGACTATTGAAGAACAACTCGAAGCCGGCGACGAAAGCGGGCTTAAGAAAAAAGAATTGTCGTTGTTAGCAAAACATCAGCAAAAACTCAACAGAAACCTCTCAGGTATCAGAGAAATGAAGAGGATGCCAGGACTCCTTATCGTCGTCGACCCAGGATGTGAACACATCGCCGTCGCCGAAGCCAATAAGCTAGGAATCCCTGTAATGGCGTTCATCGACACCAACTGTAACCCCGACCCTGTAAAATATGTCATCGCAGGAAACGACGACGCACTAAAAAGCGTAAGACTCGTAATAAAGACCTTGGCAGATGCAGTAACAGAGAAAAAAGATGAAATTAACGCCGCCTCAATGAAAGGCGACGAAGAAAACACTGCAGAATCAAAGAAACTTCCAGAAGAACTCCCAGAAAAACCTCCCGCTGAAAAACCAGCAGAGGAAGAGAAACTTCCTGTAGAAGAAAAACCTCTAGCAGAAGAAGTGCTTCCTAAGGAAGAAACTAAAACAGAAGAAAAAGCGGAGTAA
- the frr gene encoding ribosome recycling factor, whose protein sequence is MAEIVETAEKKMEDAVEHLKVELNNIRTGRANPAMLDSVMVEVYGTKMRLRDVATISSPESRQLLITPFDQGNTGAIGKQIEAENLGFQIVTEGNLIRISVPAMDENVRKEMVKQCKKKGEEGKLSIRNVRRECNDFLRKHKADGDISEDMERTHEKEVQDLTDKYCKTIDTIIADKEKEVLEI, encoded by the coding sequence ATGGCAGAGATAGTAGAAACAGCAGAAAAAAAGATGGAAGATGCCGTCGAACATCTTAAAGTAGAGCTTAACAACATAAGGACAGGAAGGGCGAACCCAGCGATGCTCGATAGTGTCATGGTAGAAGTTTATGGCACGAAGATGCGCCTTCGCGACGTTGCTACAATATCTTCGCCAGAATCTCGGCAGCTTCTCATCACACCGTTCGACCAGGGAAATACTGGCGCTATAGGGAAACAAATAGAAGCAGAAAACTTGGGATTCCAGATCGTTACCGAAGGAAACCTTATACGTATCAGCGTCCCCGCTATGGATGAAAATGTCCGTAAAGAGATGGTAAAACAGTGCAAAAAGAAAGGCGAAGAGGGGAAGCTCAGCATAAGAAATGTACGACGAGAATGTAACGACTTCCTAAGAAAACATAAAGCTGACGGTGATATCTCCGAAGATATGGAGCGTACACACGAAAAAGAGGTGCAAGACCTTACAGATAAATATTGTAAGACGATAGACACAATCATCGCCGACAAAGAAAAAGAGGTTTTGGAAATATAG